Within Acinetobacter sp. LoGeW2-3, the genomic segment ATAATTGGTGATGAATTCAAGCAGGTGGTCATCTACGTGTAGGATAAAATCAAGCAGTTCCATGGGACCAGTACAAGCAAAAGTGTGCTGAAATGCTAACAGTCCAGGACCGGAAAGTCAGTACCAAAACATAAATAAATTGCCGACTGAACCATGAAATTTTTAACAATAATTTAGCTTACAAATTATTTTTGAAGCCGCTGAAAAACAGGCATAGCATGGATACGCCATTAAAATAAAAACCAATAGGTGACTCCCATGCTTAATCCCGATTTGACCTTACAAAAAATCTTCCTCACGCCCACTACTGAAGCCCTGATTAATCTGGTGGCGCGTGTACTTACTTCCTTTATCTTCCTCGGTTCAGCCTGGATGAAAATCCAGAATTACGATGCCACAGCAGGCTATATGGAATCATTTAATGTGCCCAGTGAATTGCTACCACTCAGTATTCTTCTTGTTGGAGGTGGCGGGTTAGCAATCCTGTTCGGCTTTCAGGCACGTATAGCGGCACTGGCTTTAGCAGCCTTTACCTTTATCTGTGGTTTTATTTTTCATGGTGCTGAGGAAGAGATTATTCACCTGATGAAAAATATTGCCATGACCGGTGGTCTGTTATTCCTGTTTCTGCACGGTGCAGGGCGTTTTAGCCTGGACTATCTGATGACGCGCAATACTGGGCCGCAACATAGAATTTAAGTCTTCATAACTGGATATATAACGAATCGCAGAGCTTATAGCTTCGCTGCGAAGCTGTGTAGATATTTTCTTAGATCCTTAAATAAGTAGAAGTAGGACTAAAAAATGAATAAATATATGATTTTGAGTGCATTGCTTACTATTGCCAGCCTATCCCTCTGGGCAAAAACAGATGAAGATATTTTTAATGAGGCGAAAACCAATGTAGTCAGCATTGCGCAGGCCAAAGAGCTGAATGATGAGACAGGCGTGACCCTAAATGGTCAGATCGTCAGACAACTCGCGACGCAAAGCGATGAGTTCGAACTCAAAGATAAAACCGGTTCAATTATTATTGAGGTTGATGATGATCAATGGAAACCTTTACGTCTGAAAGCCGGTGATCACGTCCGCATTTTGGGTGAAGTCGATACCCATAGTGATGAACCGACTGATATTGATGTGATTCAGATTGAGAGAGTGAAATAAAACCAGTCTTGAAAGCCCTGTACGCGGGCAGGGTTTTTCTACAAAAATATATTTATTACTGCATTTTTCAACAGAGCAATAACTTAAAAACCGCATACAAAATGAACTAGATTTGTTTCAATAATCCTGATGAAACTACATAGTGGAATCAATCATGAAGCAAATGTTATTGGTTGTATTTCTCACCAGTACCATGTTTGCTACCGCATCTTGGGCCGGACAGCGTGAAGCTGAAATGTTAAGGAACGTGGCTCAAAATACAGTGAGTGTTGCGCAAGCAAAACAACTGGCAGATGAAACGGCGGTCACCTTATCAGGTGTCATTGTTAAACGAATAAGAGGTGATCATTTTAAATTTAAGGATGGGAGTGGATCTATCGAAATCGATGTAGATGATGAGGTGTGGAAACCGATTCATTTAAAAGCAGGTGATCAGGTCAACATTATGGGTGAAGTTGATACCCAAAGTGATAAATCAACGATTATTGATGTCGAGAAACTGGAAAAAATATCAGGTAGTAAAGAGCAATGGCAGTGGTATAACCAGCATTAATACATGATAAGCGCTGGAAGCAAAGTCTGATTTCTCCGATTTAATCACAATATAAAATTCTTCAAAGACGATATCCTCTATTCTGGTCAGTGGAGGATATCCAGAACTGAATAATACAATAATCATCCTATCCAAACTGTTTTGAAATGAGTATTTCATTCTTCCAGAATCATAATCCGATCAAGTAAATATCAACACTGCGCGAATAGTGTGCTTAATGCATCGAAAAATGATAGAATACGGCGCTTATCTTTCGTTTGCCTTTCTATAGTTGTTTGTCATGACTACCAATACTCAAATCACTGAAGATCGTATCCTGATTTTGGATTTCGGTTCTCAATATAGTCAGTTGATTGCGCGTCGCGTACGTGAATCTGGCGTATATTCTGAAATGTTTGCCTATGACATGTCTGAAGAAGACATTCGTGCATTTAATCCAAACGGTATCATCCTGTCTGGTGGTCCTGAGAGCGTACACGAAGAAGGTAGCCCACGCGCACCTGAAGTGGTATTCAACTTGGGCGTTCCTGTATTGGGTATTTGCTACGGTCTGCAAACCATGTCTGCACAACTTGGCGGTAAGGTTGAGCCAGGTACAGTACATGAATTCGGTTATGCTGAAGTAGACATTCAAATCCGTGATGGTCTTATTGGCGATCTTGAAGATTCAGCAGACAAATTGAAAGTCTGGATGAGCCACGGTGACAAAGTGACTCAAATTCCAGAAGGCTTCCAGATTACTGCCAGCACACCAAGCTGCCCAGTGGCAATGGTGTCTGATGAAAAACGCCGTTTCTATGGTATTCAGTTCCACCCAGAAGTAACGCATACTGCTAAAGGTAAAGAGTTACTGTCTAACTTCGTTCACAACATCTGTGGTTGCCGCAGCTTGTGGAACTCTGAAAACATCATCGACCTACGTGTTCAACAACTTCGTGAACAGATTGGTGACCAAAAAGTACTTCTAGGTCTTTCTGGCGGTGTGGATTCATCTGTTGTTGCTGCGCTGTTACACCGTGCGATTGGTGACCAATTGACATGTGTATTCGTGGACAATGGTCTTCTTCGTTTGAACGAAGGCGAACAAGTGATGGACATGTTTGCGAAAAACATGGGTATCCGTGTGATTCGTGCTGATGCTGAAGAGCGTTTCTTGACTGCGCTTGCTGGTGAAGTTGATCCAGAGAAAAAACGTAAAATCATCGGTCGTGAATTCATTGAAGTATTCGCTGAAGAAGCACGTAAGCTTGATGGCGTGAACTTCCTTGCTCAAGGTACGATTTACCCTGACGTGATCGAATCTGCTGCAAGCAAACAAGGTAAAGCACACGTGATTAAATCGCACCATAACGTGGGAGGTTTACCAGAAGATTTAGCGTTTGAACTGGTTGAACCAATCCGTGACCTGTTCAAAGATGAAGTACGTAAATTGGGTACTACTTTAGGTCTTCCTTTTGAAATGCTTTACCGTCATCCGTTCCCAGGCCCAGGTCTAGGTGTTCGTATTCTGGGTGAAGTAAAGAAAGAATATGCTGACATTCTTCGTTTGGCTGATGACATCTTTATGCAAGAGCTTCGTGCAAGTGGCTGGTATGATAAAACTGCTCAAGCATTCGCGGTATTCCAACCAGTAAAATCTGTGGGTGTCGTAGGTGATGGTCGTCGTTATGCATGGGTCATCGCGCTTCGTGCGGTTGAAACTGTCGACTTCATGACTGCACGTTTTGCTCATCTTCCATACGAGCTGGTAGACAAAATCTCGACTCGTATCATGAATGAAATTGCTGAAGTTTCACGTGTGGTGTATGACGTTTCTTCTAAACCACCTGCAACAATTGAATGGGAGTAAAACTGGGCTTTCACGAAGCGCTGCTTCGTGCCAGTTTTACGCCGAGAACTATGTTCGAGGCTATTCAGGATGACCTGAATACTCAATAAAAAAAAGAGCGCCCCGGCGCTCTTTTTTATATCTTTGTCATTCTCCAGCCACTTTGATATTTCGGTCATTACTCCAGGAACCTTGCATTTGCGGCTCTACATTAGGACTAATGAAAGGATCATATTGCTCAACCCGATTGCGTCCATTGGCTTTGGCCTGATATAGGGCGATATCCGCCTGTTTAATTGAAGAATGTAAGTCTGTTTCACAGGTTTCTACAATCGTAGCACCCACTGAAATGGTGAACTTTAATAGCTGACCTTGAGTAAGAATGACTTCAGTTTGCTCAATCCGCTGTCTTAAACGATCAGCAATTTTCAGTGCATCATCCAGATGCGTATCCGGGAGCAGGGCAACAAACTCTTCTCCGCCGTAGCGTGCCAAAATATCAGTATTTCGCATTTCACTTCGTGCAGTTTCCGCAATGATTTGCAGTACCTGATCCCCCACATCATGCCCATAGTTATCATTAATCTTTTTAAAATGATCGACGTCAAACACAATCAATGAACTTGGATTTGGTGTTACTTCTTCATGTGTATTTGTCACATGTTGCTGAGCCAAATATTCAAAGAAGCGACGGTTATTTAATCCTGTCAAAGAATCAGTATGCGCCATATGCTCAAAAGCCTGACGGTTATACTCGTTCAAGGTATGTTGTAAAAATACAACC encodes:
- a CDS encoding DoxX family protein, with the translated sequence MLNPDLTLQKIFLTPTTEALINLVARVLTSFIFLGSAWMKIQNYDATAGYMESFNVPSELLPLSILLVGGGGLAILFGFQARIAALALAAFTFICGFIFHGAEEEIIHLMKNIAMTGGLLFLFLHGAGRFSLDYLMTRNTGPQHRI
- a CDS encoding NirD/YgiW/YdeI family stress tolerance protein, with the translated sequence MNKYMILSALLTIASLSLWAKTDEDIFNEAKTNVVSIAQAKELNDETGVTLNGQIVRQLATQSDEFELKDKTGSIIIEVDDDQWKPLRLKAGDHVRILGEVDTHSDEPTDIDVIQIERVK
- a CDS encoding NirD/YgiW/YdeI family stress tolerance protein, with protein sequence MKQMLLVVFLTSTMFATASWAGQREAEMLRNVAQNTVSVAQAKQLADETAVTLSGVIVKRIRGDHFKFKDGSGSIEIDVDDEVWKPIHLKAGDQVNIMGEVDTQSDKSTIIDVEKLEKISGSKEQWQWYNQH
- the guaA gene encoding glutamine-hydrolyzing GMP synthase — its product is MTTNTQITEDRILILDFGSQYSQLIARRVRESGVYSEMFAYDMSEEDIRAFNPNGIILSGGPESVHEEGSPRAPEVVFNLGVPVLGICYGLQTMSAQLGGKVEPGTVHEFGYAEVDIQIRDGLIGDLEDSADKLKVWMSHGDKVTQIPEGFQITASTPSCPVAMVSDEKRRFYGIQFHPEVTHTAKGKELLSNFVHNICGCRSLWNSENIIDLRVQQLREQIGDQKVLLGLSGGVDSSVVAALLHRAIGDQLTCVFVDNGLLRLNEGEQVMDMFAKNMGIRVIRADAEERFLTALAGEVDPEKKRKIIGREFIEVFAEEARKLDGVNFLAQGTIYPDVIESAASKQGKAHVIKSHHNVGGLPEDLAFELVEPIRDLFKDEVRKLGTTLGLPFEMLYRHPFPGPGLGVRILGEVKKEYADILRLADDIFMQELRASGWYDKTAQAFAVFQPVKSVGVVGDGRRYAWVIALRAVETVDFMTARFAHLPYELVDKISTRIMNEIAEVSRVVYDVSSKPPATIEWE
- a CDS encoding sensor domain-containing diguanylate cyclase, whose product is MPQEYHKDSRLLIQQALKDPLVRIPRTLKSAYYSHQKKLHLRYLLQVNLFAQFAYASYTLADIYVLRDVHTQLLVTKLGFTAVMLLITVWIYQHSKNLPLFDLLLPSSIIGASAVWFFNLNQSESPYTLIYQYASLVFIVLANLSVHVHFKPSLITSALITLMIYIGVYFNIKGDLQQLVLFSLIYLPVLSFSIYISWNSTLKSRVVFLQHTLNEYNRQAFEHMAHTDSLTGLNNRRFFEYLAQQHVTNTHEEVTPNPSSLIVFDVDHFKKINDNYGHDVGDQVLQIIAETARSEMRNTDILARYGGEEFVALLPDTHLDDALKIADRLRQRIEQTEVILTQGQLLKFTISVGATIVETCETDLHSSIKQADIALYQAKANGRNRVEQYDPFISPNVEPQMQGSWSNDRNIKVAGE